From Longimicrobium sp.:
AGGCGCTCTGAACAGCGGGAGTTGCGGAGAAACCTCCGCGCCTCTCCTCCGCGTCTCCGCGTGAGGCCGATGCGATGCCCGCCCGGGCAGGGACGCCGCGGAACAGGCGAAAACCCGGCGCGACGCCTTGACACCCGCACGGAAGTTGGGTATCCTTTCGGGCTGTAGTGTTCCACGCTATGCCCGCCCCGGAGCTTCCGGAGGCGGAGATTTTTTCTACTATCACCGCCGGCGCGTGGCCGGCATTCCGCGCGCTCCAAGGGCGCGGCGGAGTGGGGAGCATCATGAAGACGTATGCCGTAAAGGCCGGCGAGATCGAGCACAAGTGGTTTGTGGTGGACGCCGGCGGCAAGGTTCTGGGCCGCATCGCCACCGAGGTCGCCCGCATCCTGCGCGGGAAGCACAAGCCGACCTACACGCCGCACCTGGACACCGGTGACTACGTAATCGTCATCAACGCCGACCAGGTCCAGCTCACCGGCAACAAGGCCGACCAGAAGGCCTACTTCAAGCACACCGGGTACATGGGGCACGAGAAGTTCATCCCCTTCAAGGAGATGATCGCCCGCCACCCCGAGCGCGTCATCGAGCTCGCGGTCAAGGGAATGCTCCCCAAGAACGCCCTGGGGCGCCAGATGCGGAAGAAGCTCAAGGTGTACGCCGGGGCCGAGCATCCGCACGTCGCGCAGAACCCGGAAACACTCACCTTCTGAGATCGGCACCTAGACAATGGCTACTGAACAGTTCCACGCCATCGGGCGCCGCAAGACGTCGGTGGCGCGCGTGTACCTTCGCCCCGGCAACGGCGCGTG
This genomic window contains:
- the rplM gene encoding 50S ribosomal protein L13, with product MMKTYAVKAGEIEHKWFVVDAGGKVLGRIATEVARILRGKHKPTYTPHLDTGDYVIVINADQVQLTGNKADQKAYFKHTGYMGHEKFIPFKEMIARHPERVIELAVKGMLPKNALGRQMRKKLKVYAGAEHPHVAQNPETLTF